The genomic region AGCGCGCTCTCGGCCGAGCTCTCGCGCGAGGAGGTGCGGGCGCTCCTGCTCGACGGCTTCTTCCCGCGGGTCGGCCGCGACGAGCGGCCGCGGTCGCAGCCGCGCGGCGCGGCGCTCCAGGAGCTCGGGCTGCCGTACCAGGCCGACCCCGCCGTCACCCGCCACGCCGCCGCCTTCCTCGCCGAGCACGCCGCCGAGGTGGAGGAGGCGCTCGGCGCGCCGCAGCACGGGCTGGCGCGCCCCGACGCGCTCCTGCTCAACGGCGGGGTCTTCACGCCGCCCGAGGTGGGGGCGCGGCTCGCCGAGGTGATCTCCTCCTGGTTCCCGGGCGCGCCCCCGGTGGCGCTCCTGCCGGTGGCCGGCCTCGACGTGGCGGTGGCGCGCGGCGCCGCCTACGGCGCCCTGGTGCGGCGCGGCCACGGCCTGCGCATCGGCGGCGGGACGCCCCGCGCCTACTTCGTCGAGGTGGAGGGGCAGGCGGGACGGCCCGAGGCGCTCTGCGTGGTGCCGCGCCACCTCGAGGAGGGTCGCGAGGTGGAGGTGCCGCGCACCTTCGCGCTCAAGCTCGACCGGCCGGTCCGGTTCGAGCTGCGCGCCACCACGCGGGCGCGCTTCGAGCAGCCCGGCGACCTCGCGCCGGTGGACGAGCAGATGGCGCCCTTGCCGCCCATCGAGACGGTGCTCCGCTCGGCGAGCGGGAAGGGCGGCGAGGTGCCGGTGCGGCTCCACGCCGGCCTGACCGAGATCGGGACGCTCGAGCTCTGGTGCGTCGCCACCGACCGCGACGCGCGCTGGAAGCTCGAGTTCTCGCTGCGGGGGCAGGGGGCGGCCGAGGCGCCCTCCGAGGTGGCCGAGATGCCCCGCCGCTTCGGCGAGGCGAAGGCGCTGGTGGAGCTCTTCTACGGCAAGAAGCCGGCCGACGTGGAGAAGCGCGAGGTGAAGGGGCTCTTCCGCGCCCTCGAGAAGGTGCTCGGGCCGCGCGAGGGCTGGACCACGCCGGTCATCCGCGAGCTCTGGGCCGCGCTGCACGCGGGCCGGGCGCGGCGCCGCCGCACGGCGGACCACGAGCGGCTCTGGCTCCAGCTCGCGGGGTGGTGCCTGCGGCCCGGCTTCGGCGCCCCGCTCGACGCGTGGCGCGTGGCCGAGACCTTCCAGGTCTTCCCGGAGGGGCTGCAGTTCCAGGCCGAGCCGAACCAGTGGCAGGCCTGGTGGGTGCTCTGGCGGCGCGTGGCCGGCGGGCTCGATGCCGCGCAGCAGGAGCGGATCTTCGAGCTCATCGGCGCCTTCCTGCCGCCCCTCGACCCCAAGAAGCCCAAGCCGAAGAAGGCGGGCGTGAAGCCGGAGGCGGTGGACGAGCTCATCCGGCTCGCCGGCGCGCTCGAGCGGCTCCAGCCGGCGAGGAAGGTGCAGGCCGGCGAGGCGCTCTTCCAGCGCGCCCGGGCCGAGGGGGCCGCGCCGCACCTGCTCTGGGCGCTCGGCCGCCTCGGGGCGCGCGTGCCGTTCTACGGCTCGCCCCACGCCTGCGTCTCGCCGGAGACCGCCGAGGACTGGATCACGCGGCTCCTCGCGCTGAAGGCGGCCCCGGCCGACCTCGCCTTCCCGCTGCTGCAGCTCGCCCGCCGCTCCGGCGACCGGGCGCGCGAGGTGTCGGACGACGTCCGCGCGCGGGTGCTCTCGGCGCTGGCGGAGGTGGTGCCGGCCGAGTCGCTCCGGCCGGTGCGCGAGGTGGTGGCGCTCGCCGGGGCCGACGAGCAGCGCATCTTCGGCGAGAGCCTGCCCAAGGGGCTGCGGCTCGTCGCCGAGCCGGAGGTCGCGTGACCCTCCTGCACGCCAAGGAGCTCCGGCTCACCTTCGGCAGCCGCACCGTCTTCGACGCCCTCACCCTCACCATCGAGGAGGGCGAGCGGGTCGGGCTGGTGGGCGTGAACGGCTCCGGCAAGTCGTCGCTGATGCGGATCCTGGCGCGGCAGTCCGAGCCGGACCGCGGCGAGGTGCAGCTCCGGCGCGGCGCCAGCGTGACCTACCTGCCGCAGGAGCCCTCGTTCGCGGCGGGCGCCACGGTCGCCTCGGAGCTCTCGGCGGCGCGGGCGCCGCTCAAGGAGGCGATCGAGGCGCACGCGGCGCTGTCGGGCCGGCTCGCGACGGCCGGGGAGGCGGAGCACGAGCGGATCCTGGCCGAGCTCGCGGCGCTCTCCGACCGGATCGAGCACCTCGGCGGCTGGGACACCGCGCACGAGGCGAAGCGGCTCCTCGACCGGCTCGGCGTGAAGGACTGGGACCGGCCGGTGGCCGAGCTCTCCGGGGGCTTGAAGAAGCGGGTCGCCATCGCCCGGGCGCTGCTCCACCGCCCGGACCTCCTGCTCCTCGACGAGCCGACCAACCACCTCGACGCCGACACCACCGACTGGCTCGAGGAGGAGCTCGACCGGCTCTCGGGGGCGCTGCTCCTCGTCACCCACGACCGCTACTTCCTCGACGACCTGGTGGACCGGATCGTGGAGATCGACCCCGGGGCCGGCGTCACGAGCTGGCCCGGCAACTACGAGGCCTACCTCGAGCAGAAGCTGGTGGCCGAGGAGCAGGCCTCGCTCGCGGAGCACAAGCGGCAGCGCTGGATCGCCCAGGAGGTGGCCTGGCTCCGGCGCGGGGTGGAGGCCCGGCGCACCAAGAGCAAGGCGCGCATCCAGCGGGCGCGCAAGCTCCTCGCCGAGAAGGGGTTCCGCCGCCCCGAGGCGGCCCGGCTCGAGCTTGCCGCTGCGCCGCGCCTCTCGCAGAAGGTGATCGAGGCGGAGCGGGTCTCGAAGCGGTTCGGCGAGCGCGAGGTGATCCGCGACGCGAGCTTCATCCTGCAGCGGGGAGAGCGGGTGGGGATCGTCGGCCCGAACGGCGCCGGCAAGACCACCTTCCTCCGCCTGCTCCTCGGCGAGCTGCCGCCCGACGCCGGGAAGGTGGAGGTGGGCGCCCGCACCAAGGTCGCCTACTACGACCAGCAGCGGCTCGCGCTCGACCCCGAGGCGACGGTCTACGAGGCCGCCCTGCCGGGCGGCGCCGGCGCCGGGTCGGCCGGCTCGGCCCACGGCGAGGCCTGGGTGGAGCTCTCCGGGCGCCGGGTGGCGCTGCGCGACTACCTCGACGATCTCCTCTTCCCGCCGGCGATGCAGCGGATGCAGGTGAAGGCGCTCTCCGGCGGGGAGCGCAACCGGCTCCTGCTCGCGAAGCTCTTCCTCGCCGGCGCCAACGTGCTCGTGCTCGACGAGCCGACCAACGACCTCGACCTCGTCACGCTCAACGTGCTCGAGCGGCTCCTGCTCGGGTTCGACGGGAGCGTGCTCCTCGTCACGCACGACCGCTACTTCCTCGACAAGGTGGCGACGAGCATCCTCGACCTCGAGGGAGACGGGCGCGTCGTCCGCTACCCGGGGAACTACGAGACCTACCGGACGCTCAAGGAGCAGCAGCTCGAGGCCCAGCGGGCGGAGCGGGCGGAGCGGGCGGAGCGGGCGGAGGCCGGGCCGGCTCGGCCGGCGGGCGCGCCGGGCGCCGCGCCCCGGGCGCCGGAGCCCGAGGCCTCGCGCAAGCGCCGCTTCGGGTTCAAGGAGCAGCGCGAGCTCGAGGGCATGGAGGCGGCGATCCTCGCGGCCGAGACCCGCAAGGCGGAGGTGGAGCGGGCGCTCTCGGACCCGGCCACCTACCAGAAGGATCCGCTCTCGGTGCCGCGCCTGCAGGACGAGCTGCTCGCGCTCGGGGCCGAGGTGGACCGGCTCTACGCGCGCTGGCAGGAGCTCGAGGCGCTGCGGGGCTGAGGGGCGGGGTGGCGCCGGAGCCGGGCGCCGGGCGCCGTGGCCGGCGCGGTCGCCGGATCCCCTACAGCTGGATCTGCGCCCCCATCTCCACGACCCGGTTCGGCGGCAGGCCGAAGAAGGCGCTCGCCGGCTGCGAGTTGCGGGACATGACGATGAAGAGCCGCTTTCGCCAGCGGGCGAGGCGCGCCGCGCCCGTCGGGAGGATGGTCTCGCGGCCGAGGTAGTAGGTGGTCTGCAGCTGGGAGGCGTCGATGCGCGGCCCGGGGAGCTGGCTCGGCGGCACGGCGGCGAGCAGCGCCGGGACGTTCGGCGTCTCCATGAAGCCGTAGCGGCCGATCACCTGGAACACCCCGCTGCCGAGCGCGCTCACCCGGAGCCGCTCGCGCTCCGGCACCGCCGGGATCTCATCGGTCAGCACCGAGACGAAGAGCACGCGCTCGTGCAGCACCTTGTTGTGCTTGAGGTGGTGCAGGAGCACCGGCGGCACGCCGTGGGGGTCCGAGGACATGAAGACCGCCGTCCCGGGGACCCGCACCGGCGGGTTCCGCGCCAGCTCGGGGAGGAAGAGGTCGAGCGGCAGCCCGGCGTCCTTGAGCTGGTCGCGCATCGCCTCGCGGCCGCGCTTCCAGGTGGACATGAGCGCGAAGACGGTCGCGCCGGCGGCGAGCGGGAACCAGCCGCCCTCCTCGACCTTCACGACGTTGGCGGCGAAGAAGGACACGTCCACCGAGAGGAGCAGGACCGTCAGCGGCCAGGTGCGCAGCCGGGACCACTGCCAGCGGTCGCGGGCGACCCGGTGGAAGAGGAGGGTGGTGATCATCATCGTCCCGGTCACCGCGATGCCGTAGGCGGCGGCGAGGTTGGACGAGGAGCGGAAGCCGAGGACCAGCGCCAGCGTGGCGACCCCCACCGCCCAGTTGACCTCGGGGATGTAGATCTGCCCCGCCTCGGTGGTGGAGGTGTGGCGGATGGTCACGCGCGGCGAGTAGCCGAGCTGGACCGCCTGGTGGGTGAGCGAGAACGCGCCGGAGATGAGGGCCTGCGAGGCGACCACCGCGGCGGCGGAGGCGATCCCGATGAGCGGGCCGAGCGCCCAGCCGGGCGCGAGCAGGTAGAAGGGGTTCCGCGCCGCGTCGGGCTGGCCGAGCAGGAGCGCCCCCTGGCCGAAGTAGTTGAGGAGCAGCGCCGGCATCGCCACCAGGAGCCAGGCGAGCCGGATGGGCCGGCGGCCGAAGTGGCCCATGTCGGCGTAGAGCGCCTCGCCGCCGGTGATGACCAGCACCACCGCGCCGAGCACGAGGAAGCCGTGGACCCGGTGGCGGGCGATGAACGCGAGGGCGTGGTGGGGCGAGGCGGCCGCCAGGATGGACGGGTTCCGCGCGATCCCGTGGAGCCCCAGGAGCGCGATGCAGAGGAACCAGAGCAGCATCACCGGGCCGAAGACCGCGCCGATGGTGGCGGTCCCGCGCTGCTGGAACCAGAAGAGCGCCACCAGGATGAGGAGCGCCGCCGGGACGACCACGTGCTCGAAGGCCGGGGCGGCCACCGCCACGCCCTCCACCGCGCCGAGGACGCTGATCGCCGGGGTGATGACGCCGTCGCCGTAGAGGAGCGCCGCGCCGAAGAGCCCGAGGACGAGCAGGGTGCGCCGGCCGTGGCTCGTGGTCTCGCGCTCGCCGACCAGCGCCATGAGCGCGAGGATGCCGCCCTCGCCCCGGTTGTCGGCCCGCATCACGAGCGAGAGGTACTTGAAGGTGACCACGAAGGTCATCGCCCAGAAGACGAGCGAGAGGACGCCCATCACGTTCGCCGGCGTGGGCGCGACCCCGTGCACGCCGTCGAAGCACTCCTTCAGCGCGTAGAGCGGGCTCGTGCCGATGTCGCCGTAGACGACGCCCAGGGCGCCGAGCGCGAGCGCCGCGAGGCCGCCCCGGGCCGCGCCGTGGCCGTGCCCGGCCGGGTGGGCCGGACCCTCGGTGGGCTCCGCTCCGAGGGCCCGGACGGTCGCCCCATCGGGACGCGCGAGCCCAGCGGCGGTGGAAGCGGGCAGCGGTGGTCGCCGGGGCATCGCGGACATGCTGCTCTCTCCAGGCTGGTCAGGCCACCCAACCGAGATGGTCTCGACGCGGAAGGCGGGGGAGTATAGCCGAGGAACGGCCGGATTCGCGGATCCTCCGCACCCTCGGGGCCCGGCGCCTCGCGACGCAGCGCGGGCGCCCCCGCCGCTGGAGGAAAGCGCCGTCCGGGGCCACTGGCGCGGCCTGCCCCGGAGGCGCCCCTCCGGCTAGAGGGCCTCTTCGCCCCGGTCGCCGGTCCGGATCCGGATCGCCTCCTCGACCGGGATGACGAAGATCTTCCCGTCCCCGATCCGGCCGGTCTTGGCGGTCCGCTCGAACACCTCGAGGATCCGCCCCACGAGCTGGTCGGCCACGACCACCTCCACCTTCACCTTGGGGAGGAAGTCCACCACGTACTCGGCGCCGCGGTAGAGCTCGGTGTGGCCCTTCTGGCGGCCGAACCCCTTCACCTCGGTGGCGGTCAGGCCGGCCACGCCGAGCTCGGTCAGCGCCACCTTCACCTCGTCGAGCTTGAAGGGCTTGATGATGGCTTCGATCTTCTTCACGTGTCACCTCACGGCGAAAAGAGGAGAGGCGCGGGCCGGGGCGCCGCGGGGCGCCCCCGGCCCGCACCCGGGGAGAGCGTCAGGAGTTGCTGGGGGTGAGCTTCGCCGCCGCCGCGACCGGCTTGCCGCTCGGGGCGGGCGAGGCATCGTGGTAGCCGGAGCTGATCGAGCTGCCGAAGGGGGACATGATCTCCGGGTAGGCGAAGCCGCCGTGCTCGTGCAGGTCGAGGCCCATCATCTCGCCCTCGGCGGAGACGCGCAGCGTGCCGGTGGCCTTCACGGCGTACATGAGGACCAGCGCCACGGCGAAGGTGGCGAGGGTCACGGCGCCGCTGCCGATGAGCTGCGCCTTCAGCTGGTCGAGGCCGCCGCCGTAGAAGAGCCCCTTCACGACGCCGCCCGAGAGGTCGGCGCCGCCGGGGCCCGGCGCGCCGAACTGGCCGGTGGCGAACAGGCCGAGGCTGAGCGTGCCCCAGATGCCGTTGGCGCCGTGCACCGCGAAGGCGCCGATCGGGTCGTCGATGCGCAGCCACTCGATGAAGTCGAAGACCACGACCACCAGCACGCCGGCGATGGCGCCGATCAGGATCGCGCCGAGCGGGGAGACCCAGTAGCAGGGGCAGGTGATGGCGACCAGGCCGGCCAGGAAGCCGTTCACGGTGAAGCCCGTGTCCCAGATCTTGTGGCGCGGGTAGACGAAGAAGAGCGCGCCGAGGGCGCCCGCCGCCGCGGCGAGCGTGGTGTTGGCGGCGACGCGGCTCATGCCCTGCAGGTCCATCGCCGAGAGCGTGCTGCCGGGGTTGAAGCCGTACCAGCCGAACCAGAGGATCACGCCGCCGACCGCCGCGATGGTCATGTCGTGGCCGGGGGGCATGCCGCCGCCGTCGCGCTTGAACTTGCGGCCGAGCCTGGGCCCGAGGGCGATCGCGCCGGCGAGGGCGATGAAGCCGCCGATGGTGTGGACGACGGTCGAGCCGGCGAAGTCGTGGAAGGCGGCCGGCTTGATGTTGTTGAGCCAGCCGTCCGGGCCCCAGGCCCAGTGGCCGACGATCGGGTAGATGAAGCCGCTCACGCCGACGCTGTAGAGGAGGTCGCCGATGAAGCCGGTGCGGCCGACCATGGCGCCGGAGGTGATGGTGCTGCAGGTGTCGGCGAAGGCGAACTGGAAGAGCCAGAAGGCGAGCATCGGGATGCCGGTGCTGCCGTAGGTCTCGGGCGCGCCGTGCAGGAAGAAGTAGTGGTAGCCGATGAAGCCGTTGCCGGAGCCGAACAGGAACGCGAACCCGAAGGCCCAGAAGAGGATGCCGCAGAGGGCGGTGTCCACGATGCCCTCGAGCAGGATGTTCACCGTCTCGCGGCCCCGCGCGAAGCCGGCCTCGAGCATCATGAAGCCGGCCTGCATGAAGAACACCAGGAAGGCGGCGACCAGCACCCAGACCGTGTTGAGGGCGTTGACGTGGACGGGGAGCGCGGGGGCGTCGTCGGCGTAGGCGCTCCCGACGAAGTTCGACGCTGCGTAGATGCCGAGGCAGAGCAGGGTGGCGGCGATGACCTTGCCGCCGAGGACGGCGAAGAGCACCCGCCGCCCCTCCTTCTCGTTCAGTCTGTCGATGAGCTTGCGGATCACGAAGGGTCCTTTCGGGTTCGGCTCGGGAGCGCGGAGACGATCCGGGTCGGGGCGAGGCCTCGAGCCGGGCAGTAGACGTCGGGCAATGGTGCAGATGCCCACGCGACAGTGCACGGGGCATGCCCGGCGCGGATCGCGCGTCTACGCGGAAATCCTCGGGGCCGGCGCGCGGTGCGCCCGGATTCGGGGCATGCGCTGCCCGGCGCCGCGGCAAGCCGCGCGGCGGGCCCCGCCGGTCATCGGGAGGGAGCGCCTAAGGGCCCTCGAAGTCCCGCGACCGCAGCCCGTGGCGCTTGAGCAGCCGGTGCAGGCTCTCGCGCTCGACGCCGGCGCGCTCGGCGGCGCGGGTCACGTTGCCGCCGAACTCCTTCATGAGGGCGACGAGGTACTCGCGCGAGAACTGGTCGCGAGCCTGGTCCAGCGCCTCCCGGTAGGGCAGGCCCGAGAGCGCCTCGCCGGGGGGCAGCCCCTGCGGCGCGCGGGTGACGGCCGGCGGGAGGTCCTCGGGCCGGATCTCCGGGCCGGCGGTGACCGCCACCGCCCGCTCCACCGCGTTCTCGAGCTCGCGCACGTTGCCGGGCCAGGCGTGGCCGGCGAGCGCGGCGAGCGCGGCGGGGGTGAAGCCGGTCACCTCGCGCCGGAAGGCGCGGGCGTACTTGTCGAGGAAGGCGGCGGCCAGGAGCGGCAGGTCCTCCTTGCGCGCGCGCAGGGCCGGGAGCTCCACCGGGAAGACGTGGAGCCGGTAGTAGAGGTCCTCGCGGAACCGGCCGGCCTTCACCTCGGCGCCGAGGTCGCGGTGGGTGGCGGCGATCACCCGCACGTCCACCTTCACCGGCGTGCTCTCGCCCACGCGCCGGATCTCCTTCTCCTGCAGGGCGCGGTTGAGCTTCACCTGCGCCGGGAGCGGCAGCTCGCCCACCTCGTCGAGGAACAGGGTGCCGCCCTCCGCCTCCTCGAAGAGCCCGGCCTTGGCCGCCGCCGCGCCGGTGAAGGCGCCCCGGGCGTGGCCGAAGAGCTCCGACTCCACCAGCTCGGCCGGCAGCGCGCCGCAGTTCACCGGCACGAAGCGCTTCTCGCGCCGGGCGCTCTG from Anaeromyxobacter paludicola harbors:
- a CDS encoding Hsp70 family protein; its protein translation is MTSPSPARYLVGIDLGTVNSALAYVDLASEGDLAGAIQVFPVPQLVAAGETAELRLLPSSAYLPAEGELPAGATRLPWGDEAVVVGAFARSQGARVPGRLVSSAKSWLSHARVDRTAPILPWGAPEGVPRLSPVAASARYLGHLRAAWDARFPGAPLAAQEVSLTVPASFDEVARELTLRAAREAGLPRVRLLEEPQAAFHDFTARSRASLEQALAGSRVILVCDVGGGTTDFTLIHAAVRDGVPALTRLAVGDHLLLGGDNVDLALARAAEQRLGARLDAVQWGLLVQACREAKEKLLAPGAPERTRVSVVSRGARLLGSALSAELSREEVRALLLDGFFPRVGRDERPRSQPRGAALQELGLPYQADPAVTRHAAAFLAEHAAEVEEALGAPQHGLARPDALLLNGGVFTPPEVGARLAEVISSWFPGAPPVALLPVAGLDVAVARGAAYGALVRRGHGLRIGGGTPRAYFVEVEGQAGRPEALCVVPRHLEEGREVEVPRTFALKLDRPVRFELRATTRARFEQPGDLAPVDEQMAPLPPIETVLRSASGKGGEVPVRLHAGLTEIGTLELWCVATDRDARWKLEFSLRGQGAAEAPSEVAEMPRRFGEAKALVELFYGKKPADVEKREVKGLFRALEKVLGPREGWTTPVIRELWAALHAGRARRRRTADHERLWLQLAGWCLRPGFGAPLDAWRVAETFQVFPEGLQFQAEPNQWQAWWVLWRRVAGGLDAAQQERIFELIGAFLPPLDPKKPKPKKAGVKPEAVDELIRLAGALERLQPARKVQAGEALFQRARAEGAAPHLLWALGRLGARVPFYGSPHACVSPETAEDWITRLLALKAAPADLAFPLLQLARRSGDRAREVSDDVRARVLSALAEVVPAESLRPVREVVALAGADEQRIFGESLPKGLRLVAEPEVA
- a CDS encoding ABC-F family ATP-binding cassette domain-containing protein codes for the protein MTLLHAKELRLTFGSRTVFDALTLTIEEGERVGLVGVNGSGKSSLMRILARQSEPDRGEVQLRRGASVTYLPQEPSFAAGATVASELSAARAPLKEAIEAHAALSGRLATAGEAEHERILAELAALSDRIEHLGGWDTAHEAKRLLDRLGVKDWDRPVAELSGGLKKRVAIARALLHRPDLLLLDEPTNHLDADTTDWLEEELDRLSGALLLVTHDRYFLDDLVDRIVEIDPGAGVTSWPGNYEAYLEQKLVAEEQASLAEHKRQRWIAQEVAWLRRGVEARRTKSKARIQRARKLLAEKGFRRPEAARLELAAAPRLSQKVIEAERVSKRFGEREVIRDASFILQRGERVGIVGPNGAGKTTFLRLLLGELPPDAGKVEVGARTKVAYYDQQRLALDPEATVYEAALPGGAGAGSAGSAHGEAWVELSGRRVALRDYLDDLLFPPAMQRMQVKALSGGERNRLLLAKLFLAGANVLVLDEPTNDLDLVTLNVLERLLLGFDGSVLLVTHDRYFLDKVATSILDLEGDGRVVRYPGNYETYRTLKEQQLEAQRAERAERAERAEAGPARPAGAPGAAPRAPEPEASRKRRFGFKEQRELEGMEAAILAAETRKAEVERALSDPATYQKDPLSVPRLQDELLALGAEVDRLYARWQELEALRG
- a CDS encoding ammonium transporter, with protein sequence MIRKLIDRLNEKEGRRVLFAVLGGKVIAATLLCLGIYAASNFVGSAYADDAPALPVHVNALNTVWVLVAAFLVFFMQAGFMMLEAGFARGRETVNILLEGIVDTALCGILFWAFGFAFLFGSGNGFIGYHYFFLHGAPETYGSTGIPMLAFWLFQFAFADTCSTITSGAMVGRTGFIGDLLYSVGVSGFIYPIVGHWAWGPDGWLNNIKPAAFHDFAGSTVVHTIGGFIALAGAIALGPRLGRKFKRDGGGMPPGHDMTIAAVGGVILWFGWYGFNPGSTLSAMDLQGMSRVAANTTLAAAAGALGALFFVYPRHKIWDTGFTVNGFLAGLVAITCPCYWVSPLGAILIGAIAGVLVVVVFDFIEWLRIDDPIGAFAVHGANGIWGTLSLGLFATGQFGAPGPGGADLSGGVVKGLFYGGGLDQLKAQLIGSGAVTLATFAVALVLMYAVKATGTLRVSAEGEMMGLDLHEHGGFAYPEIMSPFGSSISSGYHDASPAPSGKPVAAAAKLTPSNS
- a CDS encoding sigma-54-dependent transcriptional regulator, yielding MSGRGRVLVVDDKENMLKLFSKMLGDDYDVTTAGDGTRALALLAAQRFDVVVTDLRMPGADGFAVLRAVKDRAPDTEVVMMTAHATVPDAVEAMRQGAWDYLQKPFDPDQAGEVVAKALARKREREAAQAPETGEVGGYGGLVGRSAAMREVYRLLAQAASLDITVLLGGETGTGKELAARAIHFQSARREKRFVPVNCGALPAELVESELFGHARGAFTGAAAAKAGLFEEAEGGTLFLDEVGELPLPAQVKLNRALQEKEIRRVGESTPVKVDVRVIAATHRDLGAEVKAGRFREDLYYRLHVFPVELPALRARKEDLPLLAAAFLDKYARAFRREVTGFTPAALAALAGHAWPGNVRELENAVERAVAVTAGPEIRPEDLPPAVTRAPQGLPPGEALSGLPYREALDQARDQFSREYLVALMKEFGGNVTRAAERAGVERESLHRLLKRHGLRSRDFEGP
- a CDS encoding potassium transporter Kup — translated: MSAMPRRPPLPASTAAGLARPDGATVRALGAEPTEGPAHPAGHGHGAARGGLAALALGALGVVYGDIGTSPLYALKECFDGVHGVAPTPANVMGVLSLVFWAMTFVVTFKYLSLVMRADNRGEGGILALMALVGERETTSHGRRTLLVLGLFGAALLYGDGVITPAISVLGAVEGVAVAAPAFEHVVVPAALLILVALFWFQQRGTATIGAVFGPVMLLWFLCIALLGLHGIARNPSILAAASPHHALAFIARHRVHGFLVLGAVVLVITGGEALYADMGHFGRRPIRLAWLLVAMPALLLNYFGQGALLLGQPDAARNPFYLLAPGWALGPLIGIASAAAVVASQALISGAFSLTHQAVQLGYSPRVTIRHTSTTEAGQIYIPEVNWAVGVATLALVLGFRSSSNLAAAYGIAVTGTMMITTLLFHRVARDRWQWSRLRTWPLTVLLLSVDVSFFAANVVKVEEGGWFPLAAGATVFALMSTWKRGREAMRDQLKDAGLPLDLFLPELARNPPVRVPGTAVFMSSDPHGVPPVLLHHLKHNKVLHERVLFVSVLTDEIPAVPERERLRVSALGSGVFQVIGRYGFMETPNVPALLAAVPPSQLPGPRIDASQLQTTYYLGRETILPTGAARLARWRKRLFIVMSRNSQPASAFFGLPPNRVVEMGAQIQL
- a CDS encoding P-II family nitrogen regulator encodes the protein MKKIEAIIKPFKLDEVKVALTELGVAGLTATEVKGFGRQKGHTELYRGAEYVVDFLPKVKVEVVVADQLVGRILEVFERTAKTGRIGDGKIFVIPVEEAIRIRTGDRGEEAL